Within Cellulophaga sp. L1A9, the genomic segment TATTAAGTTTGAAATTTAAAAGATCACTCCGAACTTATTAGGGGCTAAACTAGATTTAGCAACATCTCTGGTGCTATTTTTTATAATAATTGAAGTTTATTCAAAAATCAATTGTTCTTTTTTACAATCAAAACTGCAGCAAATAAATTAGTTTAGCATATTAAATATCATAAAAACTACTAGGAAACTATAGGTTTTTTATTTTTGAGTATCTTGCAGATAAATGGGTAATAGCTACTTTTGTGGAAATACATTTACAATAGGTCTTTTATAATTTAATATTAAAGAATGGGTCAAGAACCATCGGTTTGCGAAGAGAGCGTTTATAATAACATTTATCGAACCCATGCAGAAGGTTTGCGAAATTATCTTTACTATAAGTTTGGTGATATGCAGCGAGCAGAAGATATTGTACATGATTCTTTCGTTAAATTGTGGTCTATATGTAGTACGGTGGTTTATAAAAAAGTAGCCAGTTTTCTTTATAGTATTTCACGAAATCTAATGATCGATACACTACGTAATAAGAAAGTTGCTTTAAAATTTGAGAAAGGATTGGTTAAGGAACAAGATAATGAAGACCCATATTTTAAATTAAGAACAAAAGAGTTTAGATTAAATCTAGAGTCCGTAATTTCAGATTTACCAGAAAAGCAACGCGAGGCTTTTTTAATGAATAGAATAGAAAAGCTTACTTATAAAGAAATAGCGATAAGACTAGAAGTTAGTGAGACAGCGATAGAAAAACGAATTTCTAAAGCATTGATAAAATTGAATTCGATTACAGAAATTAAAGATTTTTCTATTTAGCAGGTTGGTTAAATAGTTTTTTAAACGTACTACTAGTATGAGCAAGCATTTAGAAGATAAAAATTTAATTGCCCGTTGGATGGATGATCGTTTAAGTAACGAGGAGAAAGAACAACTGAAAGAATCGGGTGAACTAGATGCGCTTAAAACTGTAATTGATGATATAGATACCTGGAAGGTAAAACCATTTAATCTAGATGCAGGCTTAGCCAGGTTAACGGAAGAGAATAAGACAGTTGTTCCATTAAAAAAGAGCAATAAAAATTGGCTACATATTGCCGCAAGTGCAGCTATATTACTTTCCTGTAGTTTGGTTTGGTATTTAACGACAATTAGTTCCACTACTATTGCTACAAAAATTGCAGAGAGTAAAACAGTTGAACTACCAACAGGTTCTTTGGTTGAATTAG encodes:
- a CDS encoding RNA polymerase sigma factor; protein product: MGQEPSVCEESVYNNIYRTHAEGLRNYLYYKFGDMQRAEDIVHDSFVKLWSICSTVVYKKVASFLYSISRNLMIDTLRNKKVALKFEKGLVKEQDNEDPYFKLRTKEFRLNLESVISDLPEKQREAFLMNRIEKLTYKEIAIRLEVSETAIEKRISKALIKLNSITEIKDFSI